One region of uncultured Sulfurimonas sp. genomic DNA includes:
- a CDS encoding TorF family putative porin, with protein MKLIKISIVAALIASAAFAEESKSDFGVSANVAMTSNYIWRGMTQSDDSAATQGGFDLDYKGFYVGTWGSNVQFAGSDASMELDLYGGYKNDISGVEYDVGYIQCAYPNDSKALNIGEAYLSLGYDFEVIAVSAKYNLGIQTDDTDPENAYEGSLSIPVPMEISIDATVGNYENVGVYYYAGVTKTYEKFDFTLAYSGMNYETSGVDSENNVIATISASF; from the coding sequence ATGAAACTTATAAAAATTAGTATAGTAGCAGCTTTAATAGCATCTGCTGCATTTGCAGAAGAATCAAAATCGGATTTTGGTGTTAGTGCTAATGTAGCAATGACAAGTAACTATATCTGGAGAGGTATGACTCAAAGTGATGATTCAGCAGCAACTCAAGGTGGATTTGATCTAGATTATAAAGGTTTTTATGTCGGAACATGGGGATCAAATGTTCAATTTGCAGGAAGCGATGCATCTATGGAACTTGATCTTTATGGCGGTTATAAAAACGATATTTCAGGCGTAGAATACGATGTAGGATATATACAATGTGCGTATCCAAACGATTCAAAAGCTTTAAATATTGGTGAAGCTTATCTTAGCTTGGGTTATGACTTTGAAGTTATAGCTGTTAGTGCTAAGTACAATTTAGGGATTCAAACTGATGATACAGATCCTGAAAATGCTTATGAAGGATCTCTTAGTATTCCTGTTCCTATGGAGATAAGCATAGATGCAACTGTTGGTAACTATGAAAATGTCGGTGTTTACTACTATGCAGGTGTTACAAAAACTTATGAAAAGTTTGATTTTACACTAGCATATAGCGGAATGAATTATGAAACATCTGGAGTAGATAGCGAAAATAACGTGATTGCTACAATTTCTGCAAGCTTCTAA
- a CDS encoding ABC transporter permease has protein sequence MLILSKKLFYILFMLLLISVISFLAIHAAPNSFFAAGELNPNMTKEAIEKLKAVYGLDKSLFAQYIDWVKNILTLNFGISFVSGQDVSAEILKRLPITLIMNITALIAVFVLSLYLGIKAALEYEKKTDYIIRQISLVSFSMPSFYLALLFIIFLSLNLNLFPIAGLHSIEEKTGFAYYTDMAWHLVLPIGVMVFVGLGSMIIYIRSLTLEILKSDYYYFALSRGLSKKRLLRYYILPNLFPPIITLLGLSLPGLIGGSVILESIFGIEGMGQLFFMSALSRDYPIIMGTLMITAFLTLLGNMIADLILLKLNPYMSRG, from the coding sequence ATGTTAATTTTATCAAAAAAACTTTTTTATATATTGTTTATGTTATTACTTATCTCAGTAATCTCTTTTTTGGCGATTCATGCAGCACCAAATAGTTTCTTTGCAGCTGGTGAATTAAATCCAAATATGACAAAAGAAGCTATAGAAAAATTAAAAGCAGTATATGGTTTAGATAAATCACTTTTTGCTCAATATATTGACTGGGTTAAAAATATATTAACACTAAATTTTGGCATCTCTTTTGTAAGCGGTCAGGATGTAAGTGCTGAGATTTTAAAACGTCTTCCAATTACCTTGATTATGAATATAACAGCCTTAATCGCAGTGTTTGTTCTATCTCTTTACCTTGGTATAAAAGCAGCCTTAGAGTATGAAAAAAAAACAGATTATATAATTCGCCAAATATCTTTAGTCTCTTTTTCAATGCCATCTTTTTATCTTGCACTTTTATTTATAATATTTTTATCATTAAATCTAAACCTTTTTCCAATTGCAGGTCTTCACTCTATTGAAGAAAAAACAGGTTTTGCATACTATACGGATATGGCTTGGCATCTAGTTTTACCAATCGGAGTTATGGTGTTTGTCGGTCTTGGAAGTATGATAATTTATATACGCTCTTTAACTTTAGAGATATTAAAGAGTGATTATTACTATTTTGCACTCTCTCGCGGACTGAGTAAAAAAAGACTTCTTCGTTACTATATTCTTCCAAATTTATTTCCGCCTATAATTACTTTGCTTGGATTATCTCTTCCTGGTTTAATTGGTGGAAGCGTTATTTTAGAGTCTATTTTTGGTATTGAAGGAATGGGACAACTATTTTTTATGAGTGCTTTAAGTAGAGATTATCCTATAATAATGGGAACTTTAATGATAACAGCATTTTTAACACTTTTAGGTAATATGATTGCGGATTTAATTCTTTTGAAATTAAACCCGTATATGAGTAGAGGATAA
- the nusA gene encoding transcription termination factor NusA: MEKILDIVDAIAHEKGLQPEKVIEALKTAFVQTAKRVIDKNFAFEANVDKATKRIEIIQTITVVADDDEKLQDEEVAPAYISITDAREYDDQVELGDELQIPHDLEEYGRTGASQLHREIEFHIQRLVEDELFNKYNSKIGTLVTGLVTSVDSHNATYIEVDEVRAVLPMKSRIKGEVFKKGDHLKAVVRRVNMDKENGIQIELSRTSPKFLEELLALEVPEIADGAVIIERSARIPGERAKIALLSTHPQVDAVGATVGVKGVRINAVSQELIGENIDCVEYTTIPELFISRVMSPAIISHVEIIKDEDGEAQKAIITLPADQKSKAIGKSGINIRLASMLTGLNIELVENDKVTNEDGNVEEAKDGVDALEALFN, encoded by the coding sequence ATGGAAAAAATTTTAGATATTGTTGATGCGATTGCACATGAAAAAGGTCTTCAACCTGAAAAAGTTATAGAAGCATTAAAAACTGCTTTTGTTCAAACTGCAAAAAGAGTTATTGATAAAAACTTTGCTTTTGAAGCAAATGTTGATAAAGCAACAAAACGTATAGAAATTATTCAAACTATTACTGTAGTAGCTGATGATGATGAAAAACTTCAAGATGAAGAAGTAGCTCCCGCTTACATATCTATAACAGATGCAAGAGAATACGATGATCAAGTAGAACTTGGAGATGAACTTCAAATTCCGCACGATTTAGAAGAGTATGGAAGAACTGGTGCATCTCAACTTCATAGAGAGATAGAGTTTCACATTCAAAGACTTGTTGAAGATGAACTTTTTAACAAATACAATTCAAAAATAGGCACACTTGTAACAGGTTTAGTTACTAGTGTTGACTCTCACAATGCAACATATATTGAAGTAGATGAAGTTCGTGCAGTATTGCCTATGAAAAGCCGTATAAAAGGTGAAGTATTTAAAAAAGGCGATCACTTAAAAGCTGTAGTTCGTCGTGTAAATATGGACAAAGAAAATGGCATCCAAATAGAACTATCACGTACATCTCCAAAATTTTTAGAAGAGTTGTTAGCTCTTGAAGTTCCTGAGATTGCAGATGGTGCTGTTATTATAGAAAGAAGCGCTCGTATACCAGGAGAGAGAGCTAAAATAGCACTTCTTAGCACTCATCCTCAAGTAGATGCTGTCGGTGCTACAGTTGGAGTTAAGGGTGTTCGTATCAATGCAGTTAGTCAAGAACTAATTGGCGAAAACATTGATTGTGTTGAATATACAACAATCCCTGAACTTTTTATATCTCGTGTAATGAGTCCTGCAATTATCTCTCATGTTGAAATCATAAAAGATGAAGATGGAGAAGCTCAAAAAGCCATCATTACTTTACCTGCTGATCAAAAATCAAAAGCAATCGGTAAAAGCGGAATAAATATCCGTCTTGCATCTATGCTTACAGGACTAAATATAGAGCTTGTTGAAAATGATAAAGTGACAAATGAAGATGGAAATGTAGAAGAAGCTAAAGATGGTGTAGACGCACTAGAAGCACTATTTAACTAA
- a CDS encoding HP0268 family nuclease: MDLKFARTDIDTKPKKADLDKIEASVEKEGSVIFYFDRENSHKDLLELQDYFEEKGKSFYMSEVKFGLSDNEYMYQVHIIS, encoded by the coding sequence ATGGATTTAAAGTTTGCTAGAACAGATATTGATACAAAACCAAAAAAAGCTGATTTAGATAAAATCGAAGCAAGTGTTGAAAAAGAAGGAAGTGTAATTTTTTACTTCGATAGAGAAAATTCTCATAAAGATTTACTAGAACTTCAAGATTATTTTGAAGAAAAAGGTAAGAGTTTTTATATGAGTGAAGTTAAATTTGGTCTTTCAGATAATGAATATATGTATCAAGTACATATTATTAGCTAG